The following are encoded together in the Victivallis lenta genome:
- a CDS encoding ATP-binding protein, with amino-acid sequence MKELTDSVYAFADLRQGKYLYVDKTEYVWKLVRSYKGLYFLSRPRRFGKSLTVSTLKAIFEGRKELFDGLAISKKEYDWKPYPVIHLDLNGWSFHGLKETRNSLSGLVQECAEDHHIALNATEPCEMFRELIRTLSAGEQKVVVLIDEYDKPILNNVSAPHVQDILNELKAFYSVIKAFEDTLRFVFITGVTKFCHVSLFSDLNNLTDITMRSDYATMFGYTQSELEHYFSDRIEATAQAQKVSVEELKRKLKAWYDGYCFEETSETVYNPVSIAKFFENDGKFDNYWFATGTPSFLMELAKKTDFNFEDAVSRAVPGVTFDAFEIHNIDPVTLLLQTGYLTIKSSEIRFNKRWFWLDFPNEEVAESFSTYLLNSYVGRTQREVSSFSADLATAFLEGNLNQARKVLESFFAGVPYTIHKKSEATFQSIFYAIFRLLGFNIEAESCTNDGRIDAVVQTDDHIYLFEFKLDDDDTALSQIKDKAYFK; translated from the coding sequence ATGAAGGAACTCACAGACAGTGTTTACGCATTCGCCGATCTCCGGCAAGGGAAATACCTGTATGTTGATAAGACTGAATATGTCTGGAAGCTCGTTCGTTCTTATAAAGGTCTCTACTTCCTGTCACGTCCCCGTCGTTTCGGCAAGTCCTTGACGGTTTCCACTCTCAAAGCGATCTTCGAGGGACGCAAAGAGCTGTTCGACGGCTTGGCGATCTCAAAGAAAGAGTATGACTGGAAGCCGTATCCGGTCATTCATCTTGATCTCAACGGTTGGAGCTTTCATGGGCTGAAAGAAACACGGAACAGCTTGAGCGGACTCGTTCAGGAATGTGCCGAGGATCACCATATCGCTTTGAATGCGACAGAGCCTTGTGAAATGTTCCGGGAACTCATTCGCACACTATCTGCGGGAGAGCAGAAGGTGGTTGTTCTCATCGACGAGTATGACAAGCCGATTCTGAATAATGTCAGTGCGCCTCATGTTCAAGACATCCTGAACGAACTCAAAGCGTTTTACTCTGTCATCAAAGCCTTTGAAGACACGTTGCGTTTCGTATTCATCACGGGAGTGACGAAGTTCTGCCATGTATCGCTGTTCTCCGATCTGAATAATCTTACGGACATCACCATGCGTTCCGACTATGCGACGATGTTCGGCTATACGCAATCGGAACTGGAACACTATTTCAGCGACCGGATCGAAGCGACCGCACAGGCGCAGAAGGTTTCGGTGGAGGAGCTGAAACGGAAGCTCAAGGCGTGGTATGACGGCTACTGTTTCGAGGAGACTTCGGAGACGGTTTACAACCCGGTGTCCATAGCGAAGTTCTTTGAGAATGACGGCAAGTTCGACAACTACTGGTTCGCCACGGGAACGCCCTCGTTCCTGATGGAGCTTGCCAAGAAGACCGATTTCAACTTTGAGGATGCGGTATCGAGAGCGGTTCCCGGCGTGACATTCGATGCGTTCGAGATTCACAACATCGATCCTGTAACGCTGCTGTTGCAGACAGGGTATCTGACGATCAAATCCAGCGAGATTCGTTTCAACAAACGCTGGTTCTGGCTCGACTTCCCCAATGAGGAAGTGGCAGAATCTTTCAGCACGTATCTGCTGAACAGTTATGTAGGCAGAACGCAACGGGAAGTCAGCAGCTTCTCCGCTGATCTTGCAACCGCGTTCCTGGAGGGCAATCTGAATCAGGCAAGGAAAGTTCTCGAATCGTTCTTCGCCGGGGTGCCTTACACAATCCACAAAAAAAGCGAAGCGACGTTCCAGTCCATTTTCTATGCGATTTTCCGTCTGCTCGGATTCAACATCGAAGCGGAATCCTGCACGAATGACGGTCGGATCGATGCGGTTGTCCAGACGGACGATCATATCTATCTGTTTGAGTTCAAGCTGGACGATGACGATACTGCGTTGTCGCAGATCAAGGACAAAGCCTACTTCAAGA